In Scatophagus argus isolate fScaArg1 chromosome 7, fScaArg1.pri, whole genome shotgun sequence, a genomic segment contains:
- the fbxl13 gene encoding dynein regulatory complex subunit 6 isoform X1 produces the protein MAEANARPVPKECELKHCLPQIYKALLTASCQSCPHDPIEFLKNALLAFQGHDNLQGVDWHKFVAYIEQRSATTSLQHRTMDSAYTDQEDTMLPFCLFEKAYHCYRKHLSSSYFRKWKRFTVQHKRGKTELALKMDLTKRHYERKCQQVALTKWSNWVKMHKKTQAVATEKLERLVSAGRFKRIITAWRNVTLDSKRTKEYFQRLHAGGFIEISNIHQIGEGCDRLSALPSSLSLKIFKYLELRDWLNCAEVCCTWKAIIQSGTLWSQVNFSVEKDWITDSTVKQILQSYRPFVIYLNLRGCTSLKWPSLKCISECRNLQELNMSECVNVTDVMVQRIVEGCPCLLYLNLSCTLITNETLRELSRNCLNLQYLSLAYCYRFTDKGFMYLNTGKGCHNLIHLNLSGCTQMTVNGFRYISAGCPSLKEIVINDMPTLSDSCVLTLIARCRCLTAISLLDAPHLSDVAFKAIAEVAKLKTFSTEGNSQLTDISWAALCSSSHGLHRLHAAECPRMTDASLKSVATLKNLQHLDISLCNKVSDIGIQFLTEGSSTTKLRELNVSHCTHITDISVMRIAQRLCKLYHLNLSYCERLTDRSLEFLSGSSVCSLDISGCNIQDRGLAALEAVCLKKLILAECVYITDIGIEKLCKNVRDLQHVDVSHCVALSDLAIRAISFYCRGLVTLRMSGCPKMTDMAVQYLTSGSQYLRELDVSGCVLLTDRTLRHLEKICPPLCSVTMACCNSISKAAALKLQPHVEYWEHSNDNPPFWFGNNMGQMTVNSLTRPIKTDDKWEVMEQHSVVTRATKQPLG, from the exons ATGGCTGAAGCAAACGCAAGACCAGTTCCGAAAGAGTGCGAACTGAAACACTGCCTGCCACAAATATATAAG GCCTTATTGACAGCTTCATGCCAGTCGTGCCCCCATGACCCAATAGAGTTTCTGAAAAACGCACTTTTGGCCTTTCAAGGACATGATAATCTTCAGGGTGTTGACTG GCACAAGTTTGTTGCTTATATAGAACAGCGTTCTGCAACAACTTCTCTGCAACATAGGACGATGGACTCTGCCTATACAGACCAAGAAGACACCATG cTGCCCTTTTGTCTGTTTGAGAAAGCCTACCACtgttacagaaaacatttatcAAGTTCTTACTTCAG gaagtggaagaggTTTACTGTGCAGcataagagaggaaaaacagagctGGCTCTGAAGATGGACCTCACAAAGAGGCATTATGAGAGGAAATGCCAACAGGTTGCACTCACCAAATGGTCAAACTGGGTAAAAATGCACAAGAAGACACAGGCTG TTGCCACTGAGAAACTTGAGAGACTTGTAAGCGCTGGCCGGTTTAAACGTATCATAACTGCATGGCGTAATGTTACACTGGACTCAAAGAGGACAAAAGAATACTTTCAG AGGCTGCATGCCGGAGGCTTTATTGAAATCAGCAACATTCACCAGATTGGAGAAGGATGTGACAGACTGTCAGCGCTCCCTAGCAGCCTCTCACTGAAG atctttaaatatttagaaCTGCGAGACTGGCTAAATTGTGCTGAGGTGTGTTGCACATGGAAAGCTATCATCCAATCAGGCACATTGTGGAGTCAG GTCAACTTCTCTGTGGAGAAAGACTGGATAACAGACAGCACAGTGAAGCAGATTCTGCAGAGCTATCGCCCGTTTGTGATCTATCTCAACCTGCGTGGCTGCACATCTCTAAAATGGCCCAGCTTGAAATGTATCA GTGAATGCAGAAATCTCCAGGAGCTCAATATGTCAGAGTGTGTTAATGTTACG GATGTGATGGTTCAGAGAATTGTCGAGGGCTGTCCCTGCCTACTCTACTTGAACCTTTCTTGTACACTTATAACAAACGAAACTCTGAGAGAACTGTCCAG GAACTGTCTCAACCTTCAATACCTGAGTCTGGCCTACTGCTACAGATTCACAGATAAAGGGTTCATGTACCTGAACACAGGCAAGGGCTGCCACAATCTCATCCACCTCAACCTCTCTGGGTGCACTCAG ATGACAGTAAATGGGTTCAGATACATTTCTGCCGGATGTCCTTCACTCAAAGAGATTGTGATCAATGACATGCCCACGCTGTCAGATAGCTGTGTCTTG ACACTAATTGCCAGATGTCGCTGTCTGACTGCCATTTCTCTGCTGGATGCTCCTCATCTTTCCGATGTCGCCTTCAAAGCCATTGCTGAAGTTGCCAAACTGAAGACTTTTAGCACAGAGG GTAACAGCCAACTGACAGACATCAGCTGGGCGGCCCTGTGCAGCAGCTCACATGGCCTCCACAGACTCCACGCTGCAGAGTGCCCCAGAATGACCGACGCCAGCCTCAAATCTGTGGCCACCCTCAAGAACCTGCAACACTTGGACATCTCTCTTTGTaacaa ggtgAGTGACATTGGGATCCAATTCTTGACTGAAGGATCCTCGACCACCAAACTGAGAGAACTGAACGTCAGCCACTGCACTCACATCACCGACATATCTGTCATGAGAATTGCGCAAAG GTTGTGTAAGCTGTACCACCTCAACTTGAGCTATTGTGAGAGACTGACCGACAGGAGTCTGGAGTTCCTGAGTGGCAGCTCAGTCTGCTCTCTTGACATCAGCGGTTGCAACATCCAGGATCGG GGGCTGGCGGCCCTTGAGGCTGTTTGCTTGAAGAAGTTAATTCTTGCCGAGTGTGTCTACATCACAGACATTGGCATAGAG AAGCTGTGCAAGAATGTGAGAGATCTGCAACATGTTGATGTGTCTCACTGTGTAGCTCTGTCAGACCTGGCCATCAGAGCcatttcattttactgcagaGGTCTAGTCACACTGCGGATGTCAGGTTGTCccaag ATGACAGATATGGCAGTGCAGTATCTGACGAGCGGATCTCAGTACCTGCGAGAACTCGATGTGAGTGGTTGCGTTCTTCTCACAGATCGCACTCTCAGACACTTGGAGAAGATCTGCCCCCCACTCTGCTCTGTCACCATGGCCTGCTGCAATAGCATCTCCAA GGCAGCTGCCTTGAAGCTTCAGCCACACGTGGAGTACTGGGAGCACAGCAATGATAATCCTCCATTCTGGTTTGGAAATAACATGGGCCAAATGACTGTGAATTCCCTCACAAGACCCATCAAAACTGATGACAAGTGGGAAGTGATGGAGCAGCACTCAGTGGTGACAAGAGCAACAA AACAACCTCTGGGCTGA
- the fbxl13 gene encoding dynein regulatory complex subunit 6 isoform X3, which produces MAEANARPVPKECELKHCLPQIYKALLTASCQSCPHDPIEFLKNALLAFQGHDNLQGVDWHKFVAYIEQRSATTSLQHRTMDSAYTDQEDTMLPFCLFEKAYHCYRKHLSSSYFRKWKRFTVQHKRGKTELALKMDLTKRHYERKCQQVALTKWSNWVKMHKKTQAVATEKLERLVSAGRFKRIITAWRNVTLDSKRTKEYFQRLHAGGFIEISNIHQIGEGCDRLSALPSSLSLKIFKYLELRDWLNCAEVCCTWKAIIQSGTLWSQVNFSVEKDWITDSTVKQILQSYRPFVIYLNLRGCTSLKWPSLKCISECRNLQELNMSECVNVTDVMVQRIVEGCPCLLYLNLSCTLITNETLRELSRNCLNLQYLSLAYCYRFTDKGFMYLNTGKGCHNLIHLNLSGCTQMTVNGFRYISAGCPSLKEIVINDMPTLSDSCVLTLIARCRCLTAISLLDAPHLSDVAFKAIAEVAKLKTFSTEGNSQLTDISWAALCSSSHGLHRLHAAECPRMTDASLKSVATLKNLQHLDISLCNKVSDIGIQFLTEGSSTTKLRELNVSHCTHITDISVMRIAQRLCKLYHLNLSYCERLTDRSLEFLSGSSVCSLDISGCNIQDRGLAALEAVCLKKLILAECVYITDIGIEMTDMAVQYLTSGSQYLRELDVSGCVLLTDRTLRHLEKICPPLCSVTMACCNSISKAAALKLQPHVEYWEHSNDNPPFWFGNNMGQMTVNSLTRPIKTDDKWEVMEQHSVVTRATSTERT; this is translated from the exons ATGGCTGAAGCAAACGCAAGACCAGTTCCGAAAGAGTGCGAACTGAAACACTGCCTGCCACAAATATATAAG GCCTTATTGACAGCTTCATGCCAGTCGTGCCCCCATGACCCAATAGAGTTTCTGAAAAACGCACTTTTGGCCTTTCAAGGACATGATAATCTTCAGGGTGTTGACTG GCACAAGTTTGTTGCTTATATAGAACAGCGTTCTGCAACAACTTCTCTGCAACATAGGACGATGGACTCTGCCTATACAGACCAAGAAGACACCATG cTGCCCTTTTGTCTGTTTGAGAAAGCCTACCACtgttacagaaaacatttatcAAGTTCTTACTTCAG gaagtggaagaggTTTACTGTGCAGcataagagaggaaaaacagagctGGCTCTGAAGATGGACCTCACAAAGAGGCATTATGAGAGGAAATGCCAACAGGTTGCACTCACCAAATGGTCAAACTGGGTAAAAATGCACAAGAAGACACAGGCTG TTGCCACTGAGAAACTTGAGAGACTTGTAAGCGCTGGCCGGTTTAAACGTATCATAACTGCATGGCGTAATGTTACACTGGACTCAAAGAGGACAAAAGAATACTTTCAG AGGCTGCATGCCGGAGGCTTTATTGAAATCAGCAACATTCACCAGATTGGAGAAGGATGTGACAGACTGTCAGCGCTCCCTAGCAGCCTCTCACTGAAG atctttaaatatttagaaCTGCGAGACTGGCTAAATTGTGCTGAGGTGTGTTGCACATGGAAAGCTATCATCCAATCAGGCACATTGTGGAGTCAG GTCAACTTCTCTGTGGAGAAAGACTGGATAACAGACAGCACAGTGAAGCAGATTCTGCAGAGCTATCGCCCGTTTGTGATCTATCTCAACCTGCGTGGCTGCACATCTCTAAAATGGCCCAGCTTGAAATGTATCA GTGAATGCAGAAATCTCCAGGAGCTCAATATGTCAGAGTGTGTTAATGTTACG GATGTGATGGTTCAGAGAATTGTCGAGGGCTGTCCCTGCCTACTCTACTTGAACCTTTCTTGTACACTTATAACAAACGAAACTCTGAGAGAACTGTCCAG GAACTGTCTCAACCTTCAATACCTGAGTCTGGCCTACTGCTACAGATTCACAGATAAAGGGTTCATGTACCTGAACACAGGCAAGGGCTGCCACAATCTCATCCACCTCAACCTCTCTGGGTGCACTCAG ATGACAGTAAATGGGTTCAGATACATTTCTGCCGGATGTCCTTCACTCAAAGAGATTGTGATCAATGACATGCCCACGCTGTCAGATAGCTGTGTCTTG ACACTAATTGCCAGATGTCGCTGTCTGACTGCCATTTCTCTGCTGGATGCTCCTCATCTTTCCGATGTCGCCTTCAAAGCCATTGCTGAAGTTGCCAAACTGAAGACTTTTAGCACAGAGG GTAACAGCCAACTGACAGACATCAGCTGGGCGGCCCTGTGCAGCAGCTCACATGGCCTCCACAGACTCCACGCTGCAGAGTGCCCCAGAATGACCGACGCCAGCCTCAAATCTGTGGCCACCCTCAAGAACCTGCAACACTTGGACATCTCTCTTTGTaacaa ggtgAGTGACATTGGGATCCAATTCTTGACTGAAGGATCCTCGACCACCAAACTGAGAGAACTGAACGTCAGCCACTGCACTCACATCACCGACATATCTGTCATGAGAATTGCGCAAAG GTTGTGTAAGCTGTACCACCTCAACTTGAGCTATTGTGAGAGACTGACCGACAGGAGTCTGGAGTTCCTGAGTGGCAGCTCAGTCTGCTCTCTTGACATCAGCGGTTGCAACATCCAGGATCGG GGGCTGGCGGCCCTTGAGGCTGTTTGCTTGAAGAAGTTAATTCTTGCCGAGTGTGTCTACATCACAGACATTGGCATAGAG ATGACAGATATGGCAGTGCAGTATCTGACGAGCGGATCTCAGTACCTGCGAGAACTCGATGTGAGTGGTTGCGTTCTTCTCACAGATCGCACTCTCAGACACTTGGAGAAGATCTGCCCCCCACTCTGCTCTGTCACCATGGCCTGCTGCAATAGCATCTCCAA GGCAGCTGCCTTGAAGCTTCAGCCACACGTGGAGTACTGGGAGCACAGCAATGATAATCCTCCATTCTGGTTTGGAAATAACATGGGCCAAATGACTGTGAATTCCCTCACAAGACCCATCAAAACTGATGACAAGTGGGAAGTGATGGAGCAGCACTCAGTGGTGACAAGAGCAACAAGTACAGAGAGGACATAA
- the fbxl13 gene encoding dynein regulatory complex subunit 6 isoform X5: MAEANARPVPKECELKHCLPQIYKALLTASCQSCPHDPIEFLKNALLAFQGHDNLQGVDWHKFVAYIEQRSATTSLQHRTMDSAYTDQEDTMLPFCLFEKAYHCYRKHLSSSYFRKWKRFTVQHKRGKTELALKMDLTKRHYERKCQQVALTKWSNWVKMHKKTQAVATEKLERLVSAGRFKRIITAWRNVTLDSKRTKEYFQRLHAGGFIEISNIHQIGEGCDRLSALPSSLSLKIFKYLELRDWLNCAEVCCTWKAIIQSGTLWSQVNFSVEKDWITDSTVKQILQSYRPFVIYLNLRGCTSLKWPSLKCISECRNLQELNMSECVNVTDVMVQRIVEGCPCLLYLNLSCTLITNETLRELSRNCLNLQYLSLAYCYRFTDKGFMYLNTGKGCHNLIHLNLSGCTQMTVNGFRYISAGCPSLKEIVINDMPTLSDSCVLTLIARCRCLTAISLLDAPHLSDVAFKAIAEVAKLKTFSTEGNSQLTDISWAALCSSSHGLHRLHAAECPRMTDASLKSVATLKNLQHLDISLCNKVSDIGIQFLTEGSSTTKLRELNVSHCTHITDISVMRIAQRLCKLYHLNLSYCERLTDRSLEFLSGSSVCSLDISGCNIQDRMTDMAVQYLTSGSQYLRELDVSGCVLLTDRTLRHLEKICPPLCSVTMACCNSISKAAALKLQPHVEYWEHSNDNPPFWFGNNMGQMTVNSLTRPIKTDDKWEVMEQHSVVTRATSTERT, from the exons ATGGCTGAAGCAAACGCAAGACCAGTTCCGAAAGAGTGCGAACTGAAACACTGCCTGCCACAAATATATAAG GCCTTATTGACAGCTTCATGCCAGTCGTGCCCCCATGACCCAATAGAGTTTCTGAAAAACGCACTTTTGGCCTTTCAAGGACATGATAATCTTCAGGGTGTTGACTG GCACAAGTTTGTTGCTTATATAGAACAGCGTTCTGCAACAACTTCTCTGCAACATAGGACGATGGACTCTGCCTATACAGACCAAGAAGACACCATG cTGCCCTTTTGTCTGTTTGAGAAAGCCTACCACtgttacagaaaacatttatcAAGTTCTTACTTCAG gaagtggaagaggTTTACTGTGCAGcataagagaggaaaaacagagctGGCTCTGAAGATGGACCTCACAAAGAGGCATTATGAGAGGAAATGCCAACAGGTTGCACTCACCAAATGGTCAAACTGGGTAAAAATGCACAAGAAGACACAGGCTG TTGCCACTGAGAAACTTGAGAGACTTGTAAGCGCTGGCCGGTTTAAACGTATCATAACTGCATGGCGTAATGTTACACTGGACTCAAAGAGGACAAAAGAATACTTTCAG AGGCTGCATGCCGGAGGCTTTATTGAAATCAGCAACATTCACCAGATTGGAGAAGGATGTGACAGACTGTCAGCGCTCCCTAGCAGCCTCTCACTGAAG atctttaaatatttagaaCTGCGAGACTGGCTAAATTGTGCTGAGGTGTGTTGCACATGGAAAGCTATCATCCAATCAGGCACATTGTGGAGTCAG GTCAACTTCTCTGTGGAGAAAGACTGGATAACAGACAGCACAGTGAAGCAGATTCTGCAGAGCTATCGCCCGTTTGTGATCTATCTCAACCTGCGTGGCTGCACATCTCTAAAATGGCCCAGCTTGAAATGTATCA GTGAATGCAGAAATCTCCAGGAGCTCAATATGTCAGAGTGTGTTAATGTTACG GATGTGATGGTTCAGAGAATTGTCGAGGGCTGTCCCTGCCTACTCTACTTGAACCTTTCTTGTACACTTATAACAAACGAAACTCTGAGAGAACTGTCCAG GAACTGTCTCAACCTTCAATACCTGAGTCTGGCCTACTGCTACAGATTCACAGATAAAGGGTTCATGTACCTGAACACAGGCAAGGGCTGCCACAATCTCATCCACCTCAACCTCTCTGGGTGCACTCAG ATGACAGTAAATGGGTTCAGATACATTTCTGCCGGATGTCCTTCACTCAAAGAGATTGTGATCAATGACATGCCCACGCTGTCAGATAGCTGTGTCTTG ACACTAATTGCCAGATGTCGCTGTCTGACTGCCATTTCTCTGCTGGATGCTCCTCATCTTTCCGATGTCGCCTTCAAAGCCATTGCTGAAGTTGCCAAACTGAAGACTTTTAGCACAGAGG GTAACAGCCAACTGACAGACATCAGCTGGGCGGCCCTGTGCAGCAGCTCACATGGCCTCCACAGACTCCACGCTGCAGAGTGCCCCAGAATGACCGACGCCAGCCTCAAATCTGTGGCCACCCTCAAGAACCTGCAACACTTGGACATCTCTCTTTGTaacaa ggtgAGTGACATTGGGATCCAATTCTTGACTGAAGGATCCTCGACCACCAAACTGAGAGAACTGAACGTCAGCCACTGCACTCACATCACCGACATATCTGTCATGAGAATTGCGCAAAG GTTGTGTAAGCTGTACCACCTCAACTTGAGCTATTGTGAGAGACTGACCGACAGGAGTCTGGAGTTCCTGAGTGGCAGCTCAGTCTGCTCTCTTGACATCAGCGGTTGCAACATCCAGGATCGG ATGACAGATATGGCAGTGCAGTATCTGACGAGCGGATCTCAGTACCTGCGAGAACTCGATGTGAGTGGTTGCGTTCTTCTCACAGATCGCACTCTCAGACACTTGGAGAAGATCTGCCCCCCACTCTGCTCTGTCACCATGGCCTGCTGCAATAGCATCTCCAA GGCAGCTGCCTTGAAGCTTCAGCCACACGTGGAGTACTGGGAGCACAGCAATGATAATCCTCCATTCTGGTTTGGAAATAACATGGGCCAAATGACTGTGAATTCCCTCACAAGACCCATCAAAACTGATGACAAGTGGGAAGTGATGGAGCAGCACTCAGTGGTGACAAGAGCAACAAGTACAGAGAGGACATAA
- the fbxl13 gene encoding dynein regulatory complex subunit 6 isoform X2: MAEANARPVPKECELKHCLPQIYKALLTASCQSCPHDPIEFLKNALLAFQGHDNLQGVDWHKFVAYIEQRSATTSLQHRTMDSAYTDQEDTMLPFCLFEKAYHCYRKHLSSSYFRKWKRFTVQHKRGKTELALKMDLTKRHYERKCQQVALTKWSNWVKMHKKTQAVATEKLERLVSAGRFKRIITAWRNVTLDSKRTKEYFQRLHAGGFIEISNIHQIGEGCDRLSALPSSLSLKVNFSVEKDWITDSTVKQILQSYRPFVIYLNLRGCTSLKWPSLKCISECRNLQELNMSECVNVTDVMVQRIVEGCPCLLYLNLSCTLITNETLRELSRNCLNLQYLSLAYCYRFTDKGFMYLNTGKGCHNLIHLNLSGCTQMTVNGFRYISAGCPSLKEIVINDMPTLSDSCVLTLIARCRCLTAISLLDAPHLSDVAFKAIAEVAKLKTFSTEGNSQLTDISWAALCSSSHGLHRLHAAECPRMTDASLKSVATLKNLQHLDISLCNKVSDIGIQFLTEGSSTTKLRELNVSHCTHITDISVMRIAQRLCKLYHLNLSYCERLTDRSLEFLSGSSVCSLDISGCNIQDRGLAALEAVCLKKLILAECVYITDIGIEKLCKNVRDLQHVDVSHCVALSDLAIRAISFYCRGLVTLRMSGCPKMTDMAVQYLTSGSQYLRELDVSGCVLLTDRTLRHLEKICPPLCSVTMACCNSISKAAALKLQPHVEYWEHSNDNPPFWFGNNMGQMTVNSLTRPIKTDDKWEVMEQHSVVTRATSTERT; encoded by the exons ATGGCTGAAGCAAACGCAAGACCAGTTCCGAAAGAGTGCGAACTGAAACACTGCCTGCCACAAATATATAAG GCCTTATTGACAGCTTCATGCCAGTCGTGCCCCCATGACCCAATAGAGTTTCTGAAAAACGCACTTTTGGCCTTTCAAGGACATGATAATCTTCAGGGTGTTGACTG GCACAAGTTTGTTGCTTATATAGAACAGCGTTCTGCAACAACTTCTCTGCAACATAGGACGATGGACTCTGCCTATACAGACCAAGAAGACACCATG cTGCCCTTTTGTCTGTTTGAGAAAGCCTACCACtgttacagaaaacatttatcAAGTTCTTACTTCAG gaagtggaagaggTTTACTGTGCAGcataagagaggaaaaacagagctGGCTCTGAAGATGGACCTCACAAAGAGGCATTATGAGAGGAAATGCCAACAGGTTGCACTCACCAAATGGTCAAACTGGGTAAAAATGCACAAGAAGACACAGGCTG TTGCCACTGAGAAACTTGAGAGACTTGTAAGCGCTGGCCGGTTTAAACGTATCATAACTGCATGGCGTAATGTTACACTGGACTCAAAGAGGACAAAAGAATACTTTCAG AGGCTGCATGCCGGAGGCTTTATTGAAATCAGCAACATTCACCAGATTGGAGAAGGATGTGACAGACTGTCAGCGCTCCCTAGCAGCCTCTCACTGAAG GTCAACTTCTCTGTGGAGAAAGACTGGATAACAGACAGCACAGTGAAGCAGATTCTGCAGAGCTATCGCCCGTTTGTGATCTATCTCAACCTGCGTGGCTGCACATCTCTAAAATGGCCCAGCTTGAAATGTATCA GTGAATGCAGAAATCTCCAGGAGCTCAATATGTCAGAGTGTGTTAATGTTACG GATGTGATGGTTCAGAGAATTGTCGAGGGCTGTCCCTGCCTACTCTACTTGAACCTTTCTTGTACACTTATAACAAACGAAACTCTGAGAGAACTGTCCAG GAACTGTCTCAACCTTCAATACCTGAGTCTGGCCTACTGCTACAGATTCACAGATAAAGGGTTCATGTACCTGAACACAGGCAAGGGCTGCCACAATCTCATCCACCTCAACCTCTCTGGGTGCACTCAG ATGACAGTAAATGGGTTCAGATACATTTCTGCCGGATGTCCTTCACTCAAAGAGATTGTGATCAATGACATGCCCACGCTGTCAGATAGCTGTGTCTTG ACACTAATTGCCAGATGTCGCTGTCTGACTGCCATTTCTCTGCTGGATGCTCCTCATCTTTCCGATGTCGCCTTCAAAGCCATTGCTGAAGTTGCCAAACTGAAGACTTTTAGCACAGAGG GTAACAGCCAACTGACAGACATCAGCTGGGCGGCCCTGTGCAGCAGCTCACATGGCCTCCACAGACTCCACGCTGCAGAGTGCCCCAGAATGACCGACGCCAGCCTCAAATCTGTGGCCACCCTCAAGAACCTGCAACACTTGGACATCTCTCTTTGTaacaa ggtgAGTGACATTGGGATCCAATTCTTGACTGAAGGATCCTCGACCACCAAACTGAGAGAACTGAACGTCAGCCACTGCACTCACATCACCGACATATCTGTCATGAGAATTGCGCAAAG GTTGTGTAAGCTGTACCACCTCAACTTGAGCTATTGTGAGAGACTGACCGACAGGAGTCTGGAGTTCCTGAGTGGCAGCTCAGTCTGCTCTCTTGACATCAGCGGTTGCAACATCCAGGATCGG GGGCTGGCGGCCCTTGAGGCTGTTTGCTTGAAGAAGTTAATTCTTGCCGAGTGTGTCTACATCACAGACATTGGCATAGAG AAGCTGTGCAAGAATGTGAGAGATCTGCAACATGTTGATGTGTCTCACTGTGTAGCTCTGTCAGACCTGGCCATCAGAGCcatttcattttactgcagaGGTCTAGTCACACTGCGGATGTCAGGTTGTCccaag ATGACAGATATGGCAGTGCAGTATCTGACGAGCGGATCTCAGTACCTGCGAGAACTCGATGTGAGTGGTTGCGTTCTTCTCACAGATCGCACTCTCAGACACTTGGAGAAGATCTGCCCCCCACTCTGCTCTGTCACCATGGCCTGCTGCAATAGCATCTCCAA GGCAGCTGCCTTGAAGCTTCAGCCACACGTGGAGTACTGGGAGCACAGCAATGATAATCCTCCATTCTGGTTTGGAAATAACATGGGCCAAATGACTGTGAATTCCCTCACAAGACCCATCAAAACTGATGACAAGTGGGAAGTGATGGAGCAGCACTCAGTGGTGACAAGAGCAACAAGTACAGAGAGGACATAA